In Aquiflexum balticum DSM 16537, a single genomic region encodes these proteins:
- a CDS encoding SLBB domain-containing protein: MIPYFTKNFPNNHLLIKFAGLFLLVLSLCCSLPQILHAQSISDIANIKVDDLTDAQIRELIRRANEAGLSEFELIQMARIRGVSEVELEKLKERVEKMDISAVGGRLGATASKREPRKQTDLNEISQGLFKEQSDLIGLEEEPSPYFGGDIFYNKKRRLTFEPNLNIATPKNYVLGPGDLVYVDVYGQSEKYYESIVTADGFILLDNVGPINISGKTIEEAEGIIKNRLSSFFTDLRGPNPSTFMQLTLGNVRTIKVHLVGELRLPGTFTLSAFSTVFNALYAAGGPNDNGSMRSIKVVRNGKIINTLDIYDFLINGNANLNFQLKDQDVILVEPFISRVTVIGEVKRPKIFEVKDGENFSQLLEYAGGFTDEAFKDRIAVTRISGKEKTVSDIFNDQFSIFMVKGGDQYTVGRVLDRYTNRVQIKGAVFREGNFALTEGMTLGQLIKNADGIRGEAYLERASILRTYDDLSTEVISVNLRDILSGNSADIPLKREDVVRISSIYDLQEEFYVQITGEVKNAGTYPYSKGMTVEDLIILAGGLRESASSKDIEIARRSQDSNVGTFSELIPVNINVDLTIQENPITLSPYDNVIIRRKPNFTLDKLVQVEGQVNSPGIFAVTTAEERVSDLIKRAGGLTDYAYTKGATLIRRTEFYETESEQLRRQRNLEDLQLKLQADPNNTEAQELLLERLFKDLGNLPVDSAEGLAAIESKRETLMGIAETKTGLGQIKIKQREAVAIDLEAILSNPGSDKDLILEEGDIISIPRQLQTVRMRGDVVYPATVRYENQKGMKYYINRAGGYDIRANRKRTYVVYANGEVSRTKGFLGIRAYPSIEPGAEVIVPTKGPRIPIRPGEIIALTTGLATLALIITQLNPN; encoded by the coding sequence ATGATACCATATTTCACGAAAAATTTCCCAAATAACCACCTCCTGATCAAATTTGCGGGATTATTTTTATTGGTTCTTTCCCTGTGCTGCAGCCTCCCCCAAATATTGCATGCCCAATCCATCTCAGATATTGCAAACATCAAAGTAGATGATTTGACAGATGCACAAATCAGGGAACTCATCCGAAGGGCCAACGAAGCCGGATTATCGGAATTTGAACTGATACAAATGGCCAGAATCAGGGGTGTTTCAGAGGTTGAGTTGGAAAAATTGAAAGAAAGAGTCGAAAAAATGGATATTTCGGCAGTCGGAGGAAGATTAGGTGCTACCGCTTCGAAAAGGGAACCCAGAAAACAAACTGACCTGAATGAAATCTCCCAAGGTCTGTTCAAAGAACAAAGTGATCTGATCGGATTGGAAGAGGAACCTTCGCCCTATTTTGGTGGTGATATTTTTTATAACAAAAAAAGGAGATTGACTTTTGAGCCTAACCTAAATATTGCTACTCCAAAAAATTATGTTCTCGGACCGGGTGATTTGGTCTATGTGGATGTTTATGGCCAATCTGAAAAATACTATGAGTCCATCGTCACAGCAGATGGTTTCATACTTCTCGATAATGTCGGTCCTATCAATATCTCCGGAAAAACAATTGAAGAAGCTGAAGGCATTATCAAAAACCGGCTATCCTCATTCTTCACGGATCTGAGAGGTCCCAATCCAAGTACTTTTATGCAACTTACTTTGGGTAATGTCAGAACTATCAAAGTTCATTTGGTAGGCGAGTTGAGATTACCGGGAACCTTTACCCTAAGTGCATTCAGTACTGTTTTCAATGCCCTATATGCTGCCGGAGGTCCGAATGACAATGGAAGTATGCGAAGCATCAAAGTAGTCCGAAACGGCAAAATCATTAATACTTTGGACATTTATGATTTTTTAATAAATGGAAATGCCAATTTAAACTTCCAGTTAAAAGATCAGGATGTCATTTTGGTTGAACCATTTATTTCCAGAGTAACTGTAATCGGGGAAGTAAAAAGACCTAAAATATTTGAAGTCAAAGATGGGGAGAATTTCAGTCAGCTCTTGGAATATGCCGGTGGATTTACCGACGAGGCTTTCAAAGACCGTATTGCTGTCACCAGGATTTCAGGAAAGGAAAAGACCGTTTCAGATATATTCAATGACCAGTTTTCCATTTTCATGGTAAAAGGAGGGGATCAGTATACAGTAGGAAGAGTACTCGACAGATATACCAACCGTGTTCAGATAAAAGGTGCGGTGTTCAGGGAAGGCAATTTTGCATTGACAGAAGGCATGACCTTGGGGCAATTGATCAAAAATGCAGATGGTATACGTGGAGAAGCATATTTGGAAAGGGCCAGCATTCTGAGGACTTATGATGACTTGAGTACAGAGGTGATTTCTGTCAATCTGCGGGACATATTAAGTGGAAACAGCGCGGATATTCCTTTAAAGCGGGAAGATGTTGTCCGAATTTCCAGTATATATGATCTTCAGGAAGAATTCTATGTGCAAATTACCGGCGAGGTGAAAAATGCGGGAACTTACCCCTATTCCAAGGGAATGACCGTTGAAGATCTCATAATCCTTGCAGGAGGACTCAGAGAATCTGCCAGTAGCAAGGACATTGAAATCGCACGGAGATCCCAAGATTCGAACGTAGGGACATTCTCTGAACTGATTCCTGTAAACATCAATGTGGATTTGACCATTCAGGAAAATCCCATCACTTTATCCCCCTATGACAATGTAATCATCAGAAGAAAGCCAAATTTCACTTTGGACAAACTGGTACAGGTAGAAGGACAGGTTAATTCCCCCGGGATTTTTGCAGTAACAACTGCCGAGGAAAGAGTCTCCGACTTGATTAAAAGGGCAGGCGGATTGACTGATTATGCCTATACAAAAGGGGCGACATTGATCCGGAGAACAGAATTTTATGAAACAGAATCAGAACAGCTAAGAAGGCAGCGAAATCTGGAAGATTTACAGCTAAAGCTACAGGCTGACCCTAACAATACCGAAGCACAGGAACTGTTACTTGAAAGGTTATTTAAAGATTTGGGAAACCTGCCAGTGGATAGCGCAGAAGGCCTGGCTGCGATCGAGTCTAAAAGAGAGACCTTAATGGGAATAGCAGAAACCAAAACCGGACTGGGTCAAATTAAAATCAAACAGAGAGAAGCTGTTGCGATAGACCTGGAGGCCATCTTGAGCAATCCTGGTTCGGATAAAGATCTGATTTTGGAAGAAGGCGATATCATCTCCATTCCCAGACAATTGCAAACAGTCAGGATGCGTGGAGATGTGGTATACCCTGCCACAGTGAGGTATGAAAACCAAAAAGGCATGAAATATTATATCAACCGCGCAGGCGGCTATGATATCCGGGCCAATAGAAAAAGAACTTATGTGGTCTATGCCAATGGGGAAGTATCCAGAACCAAAGGCTTTTTGGGAATAAGGGCTTATCCATCCATAGAACCCGGCGCTGAGGTAATCGTGCCTACCAAAGGTCCAAGAATCCCAATCAGACCCGGAGAAATAATTGCATTGACTACAGGATTGGCCACCTTGGCTTTGATCATCACTCAACTCAATCCTAATTGA
- a CDS encoding GumC domain-containing protein: MEGKQHILDDKITFREIIQRFREWIYFFIGKWKTLLIALIIGIALGALVSILKKPIYHAETTFVLEESDMEGIGQMSGLASLLGINIGSIGSSSGIFQGDNIMELYKSDNMLGKTLLSPFNAESLLIDRYIEFNKLSMKWKNKVDLDQMDFSISRERFSVSQDSVVKEISKLIREKQLSVEKPNRKLSIIQVNINSKDEAFAKSFNESLVANVNSFYFETKTKKTAENLRILQMQSDSVRAVLDENLVEFAGMTDNIPFPNPLLQTATVEGRKKQIDIQASSAVYAEITKNLEIAKVNHRNNSPLIQIIDGPRFPLKMTKIKLLKGMVFGGAILILLAIVFLYFKELYRIHIGEA, translated from the coding sequence ATGGAGGGAAAGCAGCACATCCTGGATGACAAAATCACCTTCAGGGAAATAATCCAAAGATTCAGGGAATGGATTTATTTTTTCATTGGAAAATGGAAAACCTTGTTGATCGCATTGATAATCGGAATAGCTTTGGGTGCTTTGGTATCCATTCTCAAAAAGCCCATATACCATGCAGAAACAACATTCGTCCTGGAAGAATCTGACATGGAAGGTATTGGCCAAATGTCCGGACTTGCTTCCCTTTTGGGCATTAATATTGGGTCCATCGGTTCTTCCAGCGGAATATTCCAAGGGGACAACATTATGGAGCTTTACAAGTCTGACAATATGTTGGGTAAAACCCTACTCAGTCCTTTTAATGCCGAATCTTTATTGATTGACCGTTACATTGAATTCAATAAGCTATCCATGAAATGGAAAAATAAAGTTGACCTGGACCAAATGGATTTTTCCATTTCCAGAGAAAGGTTTTCTGTCAGTCAGGATTCTGTGGTGAAAGAAATTTCAAAACTGATCCGGGAAAAACAACTTTCTGTTGAAAAACCCAACAGAAAACTCAGCATCATTCAGGTAAACATCAATTCAAAAGACGAAGCTTTTGCCAAATCTTTCAATGAATCTTTAGTTGCCAATGTGAATTCCTTTTATTTCGAAACCAAAACAAAAAAAACGGCCGAAAATCTCAGAATCCTACAGATGCAATCGGATAGTGTTCGGGCAGTTTTGGATGAAAACCTGGTAGAGTTTGCCGGCATGACTGATAATATCCCCTTTCCAAACCCTTTACTTCAAACGGCTACTGTAGAAGGAAGAAAAAAACAAATTGATATTCAAGCATCCTCCGCTGTCTATGCCGAGATCACTAAAAATCTGGAAATAGCCAAAGTCAATCACCGCAACAATTCCCCCCTCATTCAAATTATTGATGGACCTAGATTTCCTTTAAAAATGACCAAAATCAAACTGTTGAAAGGGATGGTTTTTGGAGGAGCCATTTTGATATTGCTTGCAATAGTTTTTTTGTATTTCAAAGAATTGTACAGGATTCATATCGGTGAAGCCTAA
- a CDS encoding oligosaccharide flippase family protein, with protein sequence MIERLNPYSFNNLIRNKSLQNFIFLATIQASNVVISLITIPLLIQSIGVDQFGLVNLALSVIVLCNILVGFGYNLSAPREVAINHQNKEALSHLVSNIIGSKVLMAFFATLGIGVAIFGLGMFKEYQWILLFSVLLLFSEATLPLWFFQGMEKMKLISIANIFSKLLFLMGLVLFIHSPEQAKWVNFIMGGAGLGINMLLLLYIHYQLNIKFYKPKFIQLFTSLHENGLLFLSNLASHISINGGLIILSFFSTAEILGMFSLAERISMVLRIFPSLVIQAIYPNASRLLQSDLPQFIRFIKKVYGISLLLGLLGSLTTFTLAPFIIQVLSKSELEESVVFMKVLAFLPFLACLNIANVIIFLVKDQKNLMFKSSWLMFIYMISASLILTSQFGALGLCYALLSTEVIVLLISTVLNWIYNKPLVLSIARTF encoded by the coding sequence ATGATTGAAAGACTAAACCCATATTCCTTTAACAATCTAATCAGAAACAAATCCTTACAGAATTTTATTTTTTTAGCGACCATTCAGGCATCCAATGTTGTCATCTCTTTGATTACCATCCCCTTATTGATCCAATCCATCGGTGTGGATCAATTTGGCTTAGTAAATCTTGCCTTATCAGTCATTGTACTTTGTAATATCCTTGTGGGTTTTGGATACAACCTAAGCGCACCAAGGGAAGTAGCAATCAATCATCAGAATAAAGAAGCCCTCTCGCATTTAGTTTCCAACATCATTGGTAGTAAGGTATTGATGGCCTTTTTTGCAACGTTGGGAATAGGTGTTGCCATCTTTGGATTGGGTATGTTCAAGGAATATCAATGGATCCTTTTATTCTCTGTCCTTTTATTGTTTTCAGAAGCAACCCTTCCTTTATGGTTTTTTCAGGGAATGGAAAAAATGAAGCTGATTTCCATAGCCAATATTTTTAGCAAACTTTTATTTCTTATGGGTTTGGTACTTTTCATTCATTCCCCAGAACAAGCGAAATGGGTCAATTTTATAATGGGGGGAGCAGGTTTGGGTATCAATATGCTGCTCTTGCTTTATATCCATTATCAGCTGAATATCAAATTTTACAAACCAAAATTCATTCAGCTGTTTACTTCACTCCATGAAAACGGGTTGTTGTTTCTCTCGAATCTTGCATCACATATTTCCATCAATGGCGGTTTGATTATCCTGAGTTTTTTTTCAACCGCAGAAATTCTGGGGATGTTCAGTTTGGCGGAGCGCATTTCAATGGTTTTGAGGATTTTTCCTTCCTTGGTAATTCAGGCCATCTATCCCAATGCCTCAAGACTGCTGCAATCGGATCTCCCTCAATTTATCCGCTTTATCAAAAAAGTCTATGGTATTTCCTTGCTTTTGGGGCTTTTGGGTTCCTTGACAACTTTCACACTGGCTCCATTTATCATTCAGGTACTTTCAAAATCAGAATTGGAAGAATCAGTCGTTTTTATGAAAGTTCTGGCTTTTTTACCTTTTCTTGCATGCCTGAATATTGCCAATGTGATTATTTTCCTGGTGAAGGACCAGAAGAACCTGATGTTTAAATCTTCTTGGTTGATGTTTATTTATATGATTTCGGCATCCCTGATACTTACAAGCCAATTTGGAGCTTTAGGACTTTGCTATGCATTGTTGTCCACTGAGGTCATTGTCCTGCTGATCTCCACTGTATTGAATTGGATTTACAACAAGCCGTTAGTTTTAAGTATAGCAAGGACCTTTTGA
- a CDS encoding class I SAM-dependent methyltransferase — protein MKRIALMERKNSCLACGNTKDNSFYTASEKMHGLGGKFEYMSCGACKSLQLVHIPEDLSPYYPVDYYAFGRLVYSSGLKNLFKRWRKKLFDLQLWKFGYPEYLDWIAPLNLHENDRIADIGCGNGQLVYELKCSGFKNLLGFDPYLPEEMTMEGLELQKRNVFGISGLYDVIMLHHSFEHMENPIEVMDKLNSLLKKGGKLLIRVPVTDAEVWEQEKTDWFQLDAPRHFFIPSKKSMKILAEKCGFKLEQIIFDSNEFQFIITDMYKKGKTLTGNNPENWVDRKTRKSLQQKAKILNQSHKGDQACFYFEKA, from the coding sequence TTGAAAAGAATAGCATTGATGGAGAGGAAAAACAGCTGTTTGGCATGTGGGAATACAAAAGACAATAGTTTTTACACAGCCAGTGAAAAAATGCACGGATTGGGCGGGAAGTTCGAATACATGTCCTGCGGCGCCTGTAAATCCCTGCAACTAGTGCATATTCCCGAAGACTTGTCTCCTTATTACCCTGTTGATTATTATGCTTTTGGAAGATTGGTCTATAGCTCCGGGTTGAAAAATTTATTCAAAAGATGGAGAAAAAAGCTTTTTGACCTTCAATTGTGGAAGTTTGGCTATCCTGAATATTTGGATTGGATAGCACCTTTGAATCTCCATGAAAACGATCGTATTGCGGACATTGGATGCGGCAATGGGCAATTGGTCTATGAATTGAAATGCTCCGGTTTCAAAAATCTGTTAGGGTTTGATCCTTATCTTCCTGAAGAAATGACCATGGAAGGTCTTGAACTGCAAAAAAGGAATGTTTTCGGGATTTCAGGCCTTTATGATGTAATTATGCTTCACCATTCTTTTGAGCATATGGAAAATCCCATTGAGGTCATGGACAAGTTAAACAGCCTGCTCAAAAAAGGGGGAAAGCTGTTGATTCGCGTGCCTGTAACAGATGCGGAAGTCTGGGAACAGGAAAAAACGGATTGGTTTCAGTTGGATGCCCCCCGCCATTTTTTTATCCCCAGCAAAAAATCCATGAAAATTCTGGCAGAAAAATGTGGATTTAAACTGGAACAAATCATTTTTGATAGCAATGAATTCCAGTTCATTATTACGGATATGTATAAGAAAGGAAAAACCCTAACTGGAAATAATCCTGAAAATTGGGTAGATCGAAAAACCAGAAAGAGTTTACAACAAAAAGCCAAAATCCTTAATCAGTCGCATAAAGGTGATCAGGCATGTTTCTATTTTGAAAAGGCTTGA
- a CDS encoding glycosyltransferase family 2 protein — MKSEGNPSVGIVVINWNSFGHTHQCLLSLKKVTYPNFKVFIVDNGSSDGSGKQLEEKHGDFARFIFHHENAGFAGGNNIGIAEVIKQGYDYVMLLNNDTESEPDFLDHLVNRLEKNPSFGAVQPKFFFLLEKNKIWNAGGKFISFLGMTRTIGYNQPDLEKYNQPKTIDWITGCGFLVSSAIVKEVGMLNEKFFIYYEDVDWSFRIRKAGYKLAYEPKSVVYHEAGMAQKSKVKKEEGYVNPFVHYLRSRNQVWLLRKYTPWYYVPTVTLFVGAKYLSFMGYFLFRKRFKKLTFAAKGLKEGIFHEGI, encoded by the coding sequence ATGAAAAGTGAAGGGAATCCCTCTGTTGGAATAGTGGTAATCAATTGGAATAGTTTCGGCCATACGCATCAATGCTTGCTTTCATTGAAAAAAGTCACTTACCCCAATTTCAAGGTTTTCATAGTGGACAATGGATCTTCAGATGGTTCCGGGAAACAATTGGAGGAAAAGCATGGGGATTTTGCCCGGTTTATTTTCCACCATGAAAATGCTGGCTTTGCGGGCGGAAACAATATCGGTATCGCTGAGGTAATCAAGCAGGGCTATGATTATGTGATGCTTCTCAACAATGATACAGAATCCGAACCGGATTTTCTGGATCATTTGGTGAATAGATTAGAAAAAAATCCTTCTTTTGGAGCTGTCCAACCCAAATTCTTTTTTCTGCTGGAAAAAAATAAAATCTGGAATGCAGGGGGAAAGTTTATTTCTTTTTTGGGCATGACCCGGACTATCGGTTACAATCAGCCTGATCTCGAAAAATACAACCAACCCAAAACCATTGATTGGATTACAGGCTGTGGCTTTCTGGTATCCTCAGCTATAGTCAAAGAAGTAGGTATGCTCAATGAGAAATTTTTTATTTACTATGAAGATGTGGATTGGTCTTTTCGTATCAGAAAAGCGGGATATAAACTGGCATATGAACCAAAATCTGTTGTTTATCATGAAGCCGGCATGGCCCAAAAATCCAAAGTAAAAAAAGAAGAAGGATATGTCAATCCTTTCGTTCATTACCTGAGAAGCAGAAATCAGGTTTGGCTTTTGAGAAAATATACGCCTTGGTATTACGTCCCCACTGTTACCTTGTTTGTTGGAGCTAAGTACCTTTCTTTTATGGGATACTTTCTTTTCCGTAAAAGATTTAAAAAGCTTACTTTTGCAGCGAAAGGTTTAAAAGAAGGAATTTTCCACGAAGGAATTTAA
- a CDS encoding NAD-dependent epimerase/dehydratase family protein, which produces MKSILVTGVAGLLGSRLADWLLTNKKEYRIIGIDNLSGGYIENIPSGVKFYNVDLATGDLSTIFSENDIEYVFHLAAYAAEGLSPFIRMFNYSNNLVATANVVNNCIIYSTKRLVFTSSMATYGVGTPPFDESHQPAPIDPYGVAKYACELDIQIAGEQHGLDWCIIRPHNVYGLNQNIWDKYRNVLGIWMYQKLIGEPFSIFGTGEQLRAFTYIDDILEPLWLTASKPEASKQIINLGGTKEYSIKEAAELLAEIVGGHEIQYFESRHEVKLAFATHEKSKEILGFEDKTSLRDGLQKMWDWAKTQPQRERFQWEEYEVEKGMYSFWKK; this is translated from the coding sequence ATGAAATCTATATTAGTTACAGGTGTAGCAGGACTTTTGGGATCTAGGCTTGCAGATTGGTTGCTCACAAACAAAAAAGAATACCGGATTATTGGAATTGATAACCTTTCAGGAGGATATATCGAAAATATCCCTTCAGGAGTTAAATTTTACAACGTTGACCTTGCTACGGGAGATCTATCAACTATTTTTTCTGAAAATGACATAGAATATGTCTTTCACCTCGCAGCTTACGCTGCTGAAGGTCTCAGCCCATTTATCCGGATGTTCAATTATTCCAACAATTTGGTGGCTACTGCAAATGTTGTCAATAACTGTATCATATACAGCACTAAAAGATTGGTATTCACTTCCAGTATGGCAACCTATGGCGTTGGGACTCCACCCTTTGATGAGAGTCACCAACCTGCACCAATTGACCCTTATGGAGTCGCCAAATATGCCTGTGAATTGGATATTCAGATTGCTGGCGAGCAACATGGCCTGGATTGGTGTATTATCCGTCCGCATAATGTGTATGGATTAAACCAAAATATATGGGACAAATACCGCAATGTGCTTGGGATTTGGATGTACCAGAAATTAATCGGCGAGCCTTTTTCCATTTTTGGTACAGGTGAGCAACTCCGGGCATTTACCTATATAGATGACATTTTGGAACCGCTTTGGCTTACTGCCTCCAAACCCGAAGCCTCCAAGCAAATCATCAACTTAGGCGGGACCAAGGAATATAGTATAAAAGAAGCCGCAGAACTCCTCGCTGAAATAGTAGGAGGCCATGAAATCCAGTATTTTGAGTCAAGACATGAAGTGAAGTTGGCTTTTGCTACTCACGAAAAATCCAAAGAGATTTTGGGTTTTGAAGACAAGACAAGTCTCCGGGACGGTTTACAGAAAATGTGGGATTGGGCCAAAACCCAACCACAAAGAGAACGGTTCCAATGGGAAGAATATGAAGTAGAAAAAGGCATGTATTCCTTTTGGAAAAAATAG
- a CDS encoding class I SAM-dependent methyltransferase, producing the protein MTHISKTNTLVFPDIDAYSKEIGLSTEVLKEAYKIESHYHELLVNEQDGQKREKLYDEFYSNLLNFYGRTAKTDGSLDSRIATKDPQVSLFEKELKGKSIIDFGCGEGYFLMNIQKKLPYKKLTGVDVFIPDSLKSHQKIKFIESGIIHFQSEEKFELAFSDNVIEHLAPLDLMDHLQSVYDSLLPEGKFILVMPNRLFGPMDVTRILDNSSSGRIEAKGGHLNESTYHEMVDALSKVGFGNFQTVLPIPKYKYTLFKNNRIRPKGIIGIEKSKFLLNIFRGIKVNGRCPIRFTVTLICQKPENR; encoded by the coding sequence ATGACTCATATATCCAAGACTAACACGCTGGTTTTTCCTGATATAGACGCCTATTCCAAAGAAATCGGCCTTTCAACGGAAGTCCTGAAAGAAGCCTACAAAATCGAAAGTCATTACCACGAATTATTGGTCAATGAACAAGACGGGCAAAAGCGTGAAAAGCTCTACGATGAATTTTATTCCAATTTATTGAATTTTTATGGGAGAACTGCCAAGACCGATGGTTCATTGGATAGCAGAATAGCTACAAAAGATCCACAGGTTTCGCTTTTCGAAAAAGAACTGAAAGGCAAATCCATCATTGATTTTGGATGCGGGGAGGGCTATTTTTTGATGAACATCCAAAAAAAGCTTCCTTACAAGAAATTGACCGGAGTAGATGTTTTTATACCTGATAGTCTAAAGAGCCATCAAAAAATCAAGTTTATTGAATCAGGAATTATACATTTTCAATCCGAAGAAAAATTTGAACTTGCTTTTTCAGACAATGTTATAGAACATTTGGCACCATTGGATCTAATGGACCATCTTCAGTCGGTATATGACAGTCTGCTGCCGGAAGGTAAATTTATTTTGGTGATGCCTAATCGGTTGTTTGGACCCATGGACGTCACCAGGATTTTGGATAATTCAAGTTCAGGTAGAATAGAAGCAAAAGGCGGCCATCTTAACGAATCTACTTACCATGAGATGGTAGATGCATTGTCTAAAGTAGGTTTTGGAAATTTTCAGACCGTATTGCCCATCCCGAAATACAAATACACGCTATTCAAAAACAACCGGATCAGACCAAAGGGAATAATCGGAATTGAGAAAAGTAAGTTTTTATTGAATATATTCAGGGGGATAAAAGTCAATGGAAGGTGTCCGATTCGGTTCACCGTTACTTTAATCTGTCAAAAGCCTGAAAACCGTTGA
- a CDS encoding O-antigen ligase family protein gives MINNLLFLFVLLGFVPLLYLTLKAMIFKGKWEYVVYFLLAYLPFHITVLSITYQATFSAVPVTFFQLTKDFLVILAFILFILYHRNIFEYPFKLNRIDKIFSIFIGLAFLYLLLPLGETTFLNKVFYFKNMLIPSLVYMLGRNTRFENKEVGKVFRIIFFIAIAAFVFNLLEGILGTHIQSFTGYALFNQGINNVEPTGNFGLSWTFETQAITKRFASFFSDPLELASSVLMGFAAGLIWYLTSKREESFLYLLVMLCSMGSLFFSASRAAFAAFFVMIFFIAVIFRLYKLILFGVSLALIFVLYVIFFASEDFYFFVIDTLTFQNESSIGHVVEWFLALDSMIESPLGIGLAMSGNLGSVSEEVRVGGENQFLIYGVQMGFVGMILYILLLAYSISYAIRVYRNTENVMTARIAFTGAAVKTGMLLPLFTANAEMYAYVSWTSWWMIGYAMNHYSKIGLQDEKA, from the coding sequence TTGATCAATAATTTATTGTTTTTGTTTGTCTTATTGGGTTTTGTACCGCTGTTGTACCTGACTCTCAAAGCCATGATTTTCAAAGGAAAATGGGAATATGTGGTGTATTTTCTTTTGGCCTACCTCCCATTTCATATTACCGTCTTGAGCATTACCTATCAGGCTACTTTTTCTGCTGTTCCGGTTACTTTTTTTCAGTTGACCAAAGATTTCTTGGTGATATTAGCTTTTATACTCTTTATCCTATATCACAGAAATATATTTGAATACCCTTTTAAACTCAATAGGATAGATAAGATTTTTTCCATCTTTATTGGCCTTGCCTTTTTGTATCTTTTGCTTCCTCTTGGAGAAACTACATTTCTCAACAAGGTCTTCTATTTCAAAAATATGCTTATCCCATCATTGGTATATATGCTGGGAAGAAATACAAGATTCGAAAACAAAGAAGTGGGCAAAGTCTTCCGAATCATCTTTTTTATTGCGATTGCTGCATTTGTTTTCAATCTATTGGAAGGGATTTTGGGAACCCATATCCAAAGCTTTACCGGATATGCCTTATTCAACCAAGGAATTAATAACGTTGAGCCCACAGGAAATTTTGGTTTATCCTGGACTTTTGAAACACAGGCCATCACCAAGCGATTTGCCTCATTCTTCTCTGACCCTTTGGAATTGGCCAGTTCGGTTTTGATGGGATTTGCAGCAGGATTGATCTGGTATTTGACTTCAAAAAGAGAAGAATCATTTCTCTACCTGTTAGTCATGTTGTGTTCTATGGGAAGTTTGTTTTTTTCCGCATCAAGAGCAGCTTTTGCCGCCTTTTTTGTGATGATTTTTTTTATTGCGGTTATTTTCAGGTTGTATAAACTGATCTTATTTGGGGTTTCTCTGGCATTGATTTTTGTATTGTATGTGATTTTCTTTGCCTCAGAAGACTTCTATTTCTTTGTAATTGACACGCTTACTTTCCAAAATGAATCCAGCATCGGACATGTTGTGGAATGGTTTTTGGCATTGGATTCGATGATCGAAAGTCCCTTGGGTATTGGCTTGGCCATGAGTGGCAATCTGGGCAGCGTATCAGAAGAAGTAAGGGTAGGAGGTGAAAACCAATTTTTGATTTATGGCGTACAGATGGGTTTTGTCGGAATGATTTTATATATTTTGCTATTGGCCTATTCGATCTCCTATGCTATCAGAGTCTATAGAAATACTGAGAATGTGATGACGGCAAGAATTGCATTTACCGGTGCAGCAGTCAAAACCGGGATGTTGCTGCCCCTGTTCACTGCCAATGCTGAAATGTATGCCTATGTCAGTTGGACTTCCTGGTGGATGATAGGATATGCCATGAACCACTATTCCAAAATCGGTCTGCAGGATGAAAAAGCCTAA